A window of Kineococcus rhizosphaerae genomic DNA:
GTCGCCTTCAGCAGCTCCACACTGCCCTCGGAGGTCCTCTCTTGCCTCAACGACCTGCGGTTACCGGCGTGTCACCAACGTCCATGGTCAGTACAGCTAGTCATGGCACACGCACGACGCCCCGGAGGCGGCCGCAAGGGCTGGCTCGGGGCCTACAGGAAGGCCGACGGGCGGGAGGCCACCAAGCTCTGGCCCACCAAGAAGGAGGCCACCACCTGGGCCAATGAGCAGGAACGACTGCTCCTGCGCGGCGAGTGGCTGGACCCGAAGAGCGGAAAGGTCACCGTTGGCGAGTACGCCGATGAATGGCTCGACTCCAAGCTGCACATCAAGCAGACGACCCGGGAGAACTACCGCAACGCCCTCGACAAGCGGATCATCCCGACCTGGGGCGCTGTCCCCTTGTCCGGCGTGACCCACGAGGGGGTCTCGTCCTGGGTCAGTCGGATGCACAAGGGGGGCTCGGCGGCATCGACGATCCGTGAGTCCTTCGTCGTGCTGAGTGGCGTCCTGGACCTCGCGGTCCGGCGTCAGCGGATCCCGAACAACCCGGCCAAGGGAGTGTCCCTGCCGTCCCTCCCACCGTTGGTGAACAGCGACCGCCGCTTTCTGACGGCCGAACAGGTGTGGAGGATCGCCGACCACATCTCCGCCGAACGTGACCGCCTTCCGTTTCTGGTCCTGACCTTCACGGGGCTGCGGGTGGGCGAGCTCGCAGGCCTTCGCGTCCGTGACTTCGATCAGCTCAAGCGTGAGGTGCGCGTCAGCCGCCAGATCATCAACCGAGGTGGTCAGCAGCGAGTGGAGACTCCCAAGACCGCCAGCTCGAACCGCACAGTTCCGGTGCCGCCGTTCCTCGTGGCCCTACTCACGGCCGACCTGGCCGGCAAGGGGCCGGACGACCCGTTGGTTCCTGCACCGCGTGGCGGGATCCTCCGGACGGAGAACTGGCGCAAGCGGGTCTTCGACCCCGCGGTCCGAGCGGCCGAGGTCGCGGTGCAAGTCCCAGGCGACACCGTTCGTCTCCACGACTTGCGGCACACCTTTGCCTCGCTGCACATCCAGGCGGGCACACCG
This region includes:
- a CDS encoding site-specific integrase; the encoded protein is VAFSSSTLPSEVLSCLNDLRLPACHQRPWSVQLVMAHARRPGGGRKGWLGAYRKADGREATKLWPTKKEATTWANEQERLLLRGEWLDPKSGKVTVGEYADEWLDSKLHIKQTTRENYRNALDKRIIPTWGAVPLSGVTHEGVSSWVSRMHKGGSAASTIRESFVVLSGVLDLAVRRQRIPNNPAKGVSLPSLPPLVNSDRRFLTAEQVWRIADHISAERDRLPFLVLTFTGLRVGELAGLRVRDFDQLKREVRVSRQIINRGGQQRVETPKTASSNRTVPVPPFLVALLTADLAGKGPDDPLVPAPRGGILRTENWRKRVFDPAVRAAEVAVQVPGDTVRLHDLRHTFASLHIQAGTPPKQLSEMMGHSSIGVTLNRYSHLYPGDLHRFADALETAAAAARRPRAEQSQNEPATAGDRLTVVKDPKAV